The DNA segment ATTGTCTTGTGACGCAGCTTGTCATGGTCCCACAGGACAGTGGTGAAAACTACTGCTCTCATGACACATCAGACACgtgtgctcacacacacacacagttagtcaGTAGGTTGTAAAGCTCTCCACACCAGTTGAAGTTTTTCAAGCTGTGGAACTAAAGCAGTAGTCATTTCTCCAAACCCCAGACAAAGAGCCAGGTCTTTCTTTAGACAAGCTTCGAGTAGGTATTCCTAATAGTAAATTACTAATTTTATGGGAATGTTTTTATCAGAATTTTTCATTTCTTAAGTGTTTGTCATgctaaaaatattatttttatcCATATGTACTGACCTGAGTGATGAAGGAAAATGCCAGCTTAAGGCAGGTAGAAAACATTGTTTGAGCAATTAATTTCATTGGTGTTGTGCAGATTGCCGTTCCCTGATTGATTAGTAGTTTTTGCTACCTGTCTCGTAGCTTCAGCTTTTCCTACCTGGGTAGTAACCATTGGATATTTGAGCCAATCATCATGGCTAATTAAACAGATTATTTAAACCAATTAAAATGACACTGCATACACACTTAAAGTGTGATGGATGTTGCACCCCTGGTGTGATGCCCTATGATGCATGATATGTACAAGACTTTTAATTAAATAGATAGAagcaaaaagaacttgcatttgtagagAATCTTTTCACATCAcagaaacatctcaaggcacttcacatacaattaattactttaaaatgcagttactgttatgtagataaatgtggcagccattttgtgcacagaatggtcccacaaagaacaatgagatgaataaccaggtaatctgttttaaatACAGGCATACATGTTTTGAAAAACAATGTGTAGAGAATACACTCTTTGTAAATTTTAGGATGACTTTGAAGTCAGGAACCCAGGATGGTTATTTATTTTCTAATAAATGTATTGTAGTAACAGTATGtaccctttctccctcaaaaaatttccccctcccctcctctcctcaattgtaaacaattttacaacaccaagttatagtccaacgattttatttttaatcctctCCTCAAAGCATAGAAACCTTGCtgtgatacagttccacagaccctgatcatcctccagtacctcacccgagAAGATGCAGTTTTTAACTGGAGGACTTTAAATAATTCAACCACTGGAAATGGTATTTCGTAATTTTGTAAAATTTACTTCTCCATTTCAGATGATAAATGATGAAGATGTAATAAGTGACTTTGAGATACCCAAATATCAATATTTATACCAGAGGGTGAATAGTCCTCAAGCTGTTTTAGTAAGTATCATTGATTATAAAATGTAAGTTTAGTTTTGTTTCTAAGGTGTTGATgaaaagaaacagagaaactaGTATTAGTGTTGTAGGATTTTACCTTATTATGAATATCAACTATAACAAGTAACATGGAATTAAATGGGAGTGGTGGTGTTCTTTTGTTGTACAGTTTATATTTTCATCATCTTCATAAAAATATCAATTGAATTGCTTTTGTTAATAATCATTTCATTTTTGCTTATGTTGACAGCCAGACATCAGTGCCAGAAAAtttgagaaagagagggaggactCATCAAACTTGCAGCAACATGTTGACTGACTTTGTCTATCAGACAATTAGATATTTATTTTCAAAAATACTTCCAAGTATAGAAGATTTGGTCAATATTTTAATGTTAAGATTTAAGTAGGATGTATTGATATCTAGAAGCAATGACATATAATACTTTGAAGTAGCCATGTTTGTATCACTATCATAAAAACAAATTCAAATACAGATAAATATTAGACTGTTTCCATTGCCTGAAAAGTGATGTTTCTTTTTCATATTTGATAAGTGGTTGTGTTTTGTAATTGTTTCTCCAAACAAACATTCTTATAAGCATGCAAGCCTTTGTCAGTGTATTTAAGAATGGGACTTATCACCCTATGAATAGACAATCTAACATTCTACCACGAGAACTAATGTTTCTGACAATTACATTTTTGTAACATGCATTACCCTAAGAATGCCATGGTAATCAAGTGCAAGTTAGGGCTTGATAAACTTCCAGTAATGGTACGACAATTCCTTATGTTGTACAGCGAATACATCAAGGAAATAGAATCCACTGCACTCAAAACCAAATTAAAATCCTCTTCCAAAAGCAACAGcatatttgtataataaaattGTGTTAGTTATGCACTTAGAATATGTCATCTACACTGTGACTATTAACTGGTCGGCTCGGTTATCAACATTGGGCTCTTAGtcaattttcttcttcctcattCGTTGAGTCTCTGTgggtttctcctttctaattggctattttctattttttttcaccAATCATATTATGCAAAGCCTTTCTCCGAATCATATTCCACCAAAGAAGATTCAATGCAGCAAAAAGAACTTCTGAGCAACAGCTACTTTATATCcctaaaaataacatttattatgtaacaaacaaatttttaaaaatcacagacCTAGGTGGCTTTAACGTCTTTTCTTCCTTTTGCACAAACAAAACATACTCCATCAGGCCTCCGATCATTCTGTTCTCTGGTTATAACCAATATATTATGATCTACATCTGACCAGCTGAACCCTCACAGTCTGAGGCTGGCTGTAAGGTGCCCATTGCAAATAAACAAAATGTGCATGTGCAAGAGTCCATCTCCAATGTAAAAGGCTATAACAACTTAGATGACTGGAGagagagtcacatatccaagtttgccgatgacacaaagataggtaacATTGTAAGCAgtctagatggaagcataaaattacagagagatgttaatagattaagtgaagggGCAAAAcattggcaaatggatttcaatgtaggcaagtatgaggtcattcactttggaccaaaaaaggatagatcagattactttctaaatggtgaaaagctcgaaagagTGGAaggccaaagagacttaggggtccatgtacatagatcatttaaATGTTATGAAacggtacaggaaataatcaaaaaggctaatggaatgctggcctttatatctagaggactagaatacaagtgggtagaagttatgctacagctataaaaagccctggttagactacatctggagtactgtgttcagttctgggcaccgcgccgtaggaaggatatattggccttggaggacgtaGAGCATagattaactagaatgatacttggactccaagggttaaattacgaggtgtgattacacaaactagggctgtattccctggaatttagaagattaaagggtgatttgatcgaagttttcaaggtattaaggggaactgatagggtagatagagagaaactatttctgctagttggggagtctaggactaggggacataacctaaaaattggagtcagggctttcaggagtgaagttaggaaacacttctatacgcaaaaggtggtagaagtttcgaactctcttctgcaaacggcagttcttaattttaaatctgagattgacagatttttgttacaaaagggatatggagtaaggcgagtatatggagttaggtcacagatcagccatgatctcattgaatggcggaacaagctcgaggggctaaatggcctactcctgttcctatattgttATGTTCCTATAATTCCTGAGGGTCACACCCAAGATTTCATAGTGTAATTATTACATTAGATGATCTACAGATCTATGATCTACAGTAACCTAGGTACAGACAGAACCTGTGAGAAAATAGAGATAGATCTAGACCTGTGAGCAGTTTACATACATCAGCCATTTGCGGTTGAAGATATCAGTGTCTGTATGTCAGTTAGGGCTCAGTTCAGTCTCTCGCTAAAATTATTTCCGTCTGAGCCAACACCAACAACTACAGAAAAAGTGCCAGACTTCAAGAGCAGCAAAAAACAGTGCTCAGTATTGTCTCTTCTAAAATTGTGGCAAACATAGCAATGGCAAAGATAaatgcagagagagaaaaataactgAGAGTGAGGTACAATGAAAACGAGCTAGGGAAACCTTGGGGGAAACTTGGCTTGCTAGGCAATGGGGTGGGAGGGATCTGGCAGAGGCAACTGAACTATTTTAGTGTCAAATAAGCCCATCAGCTCCTCGCActcgttgttggaggtgagggtggaggagtaaGGGAACAGGGTTTAAGGAGATATTTGGCAGTGAAGAAAAGAAGCCaggagttatctttgcattccaggatgatcctgaagCAGTGACCAATTTTGGTAAagagcgatgaatggctaaaccagttacaCATTATATATGTTTAAGTCTGTACTCCTTGGATTTAAGGGAGCGAAGATGAgggctgtaccaggagaaatgaTCAGGGTGGGAAAGAGTAAGCGATCTGctgaggacaagggcatcaaagacagagatgagggagtgattgagcagatcgacaaCTGCAGAAGTATCGTGGCGAACGGAGGGCTAAAGGCTagtcagttgggagtttgaaaatgcctttaGTGGCTAGAtcggagtggagggggggggtgtaCTGAGGGGGCTCCCAGGGAATAATCTTGCTCCTTGCTACAACTGAGGAGCTTGTTTCAGTTTCCCAAAGATGCATTTCTTTCATAAAAGAGCTGGAAAACCTTTAATTTTTTCTGTACACAGTACATTGCTTTTTAATTCATGCTTTTTAAAACATTATGGGAGAGTTTTTATTCAGGGTCTATGCAAAAGGAAATGGGGTTGGAAAGAGGAAGGGGGATGtaagtggtgagggatacaagggagTGATCAGAAATGGCCTTAAGTCTGATTGAGACGATGGGAATAGAGATggaaaggtcgagggggtggccatgaatatgggtaggactGTTTACATGGAGGAAGAGATTAAGGAAGGACTGGAGGGTAGTGAACTCAGAGTAGAGAGGATAAGATAAGAAatcactcagtgcagaggcttAGGAGGATAGGAGTgaggatatctcggtgagaaacttggggtggagcttgggtgggtggtagagaatgaggattttaaaggaaaagtcaggggggtggaacaaggtgaggtgctcaaaagagaaggtgccagaggaataGGGGGACAGCCTAAGGTGAGATTAAATAATAAGGGGCACACCGCCAGTGCGACTGTTTAGtcaggacagggcagggcaggtgATGGAAGGT comes from the Heptranchias perlo isolate sHepPer1 chromosome 21, sHepPer1.hap1, whole genome shotgun sequence genome and includes:
- the LOC137340090 gene encoding progonadoliberin-1-like — its product is MEVTKIIFIHFLIAVVFAAHGCISQHWSHGWLPGGKRNAVSMDTYLEMINDEDVISDFEIPKYQYLYQRVNSPQAVLPDISARKFEKEREDSSNLQQHVD